A stretch of the Gracilinanus agilis isolate LMUSP501 chromosome 4, AgileGrace, whole genome shotgun sequence genome encodes the following:
- the LOC123245304 gene encoding guanylate-binding protein 1-like, whose product MATDLWMPAPICLIENSNGQLTGNREALQILATITQPVVVVAIVGLYRTGKSYLMNKLAGQKSGFSLGSTVQAHTKGIWMWCIPHPKKPNHTLVLLDTEGLGDVEKGDNKNDGWIFALAVLLSSTFVYNSMGVINQQAMDQLHYVTELTERIRAKSSPSTAGAEESLAFVNFFPDFVWTLRDFNLELQFNGQPITSDEYLEKALKLKEGTNDDVKMFNLPRQCIHQFFPKKKCFIFDQPTSGKKLTQLEKLHDSELEASFVEQTESFCSYIFQHSKVKTVQEGITVNGPRLENLVLTYVEAITRGDMPCIENAVLALAQIENSAAVQKALAYYEEMMRQRVQFPTETPQELFNMHATCEREAIQVFIKDSFKDVDQKFQKQLESHLEAKRDAFCDQNLNMSAQRCRALLQDIFSTLEEAVKQGTFSKPGGYGLFLQKKQELIEKYKQQPKKGIQAEETLQEYLKSKEYVAKTIEQTDIALTAKEKEIVEERMKAQAAEAAAARQLEELQKRNQEMQNRDKGRKTIPARVEAEVNRFGKRLRKLRF is encoded by the exons ATGGCCactgatctctggatgccagccCCAATCTGTCTAATAGAGAACAGCAATGGGCAACTGACAGGGAACAGAGAAGCACTGCAGATCCTGGCTACAATTACCCAGCCTGTGGTAGTGGTTGCTATCGTGGGCCTATACCGTACTGGCAAGTCCTACCTGATGAACAAGTTGGCAGGGCAAAAATCAG GTTTCTCCCTTGGCTCCACAGTGCAAGCTCATACCAAGGGCATCTGGATGTGGTGTATTCCTCATCCCAAAAAACCAAATCACACCCTTGTTCTCCTGGACACTGAGGGGCTGGGTGATGTGGAGAAG GGTGACAACAAGAATGATGGATGGATCTTTGCCCTGGCTGTGCTATTGAGCAGCACCTTTGTCTACAACAGTATGGGCGTCATCAACCAACAAGCCATGGACCAACTGCA CTATGTGACTGAGCTGACAGAACGAATCCGAGCCAAGTCCTCCCCTAGCACTGCTGGGGCAGAAGAATCACTTGCCTTTGTAAACTTCTTTCCAGATTTTGTGTGGACTTTACGTGATTTCAATTTAGAACTCCAATTCAATGGGCAGCCCATCACCTCTGATGAGTACCTGGAGAAGGCACTAAAGCTCAAAGAAG gtACCAATGATGATGTTAAGATGTTTAATCTGCCCAGACAGTGTATCCATCAATTCTTTCCTAAGAAGAAATGCTTTATCTTTGACCAACCCACCTCTGGGAAGAAGCTTACCCAGCTGGAGAAACTTCATGACAGTGAACTAGAGGCCAGCTTTGTTGAGCAAACTGAAAGCTTCTGCTCCTATATCTTCCAGCATTCCAAAGTAAAAACTGTCCAAGAAGGCATCACAGTCAATGGACCCC GTCTAGAAAATCTGGTTCTGACCTATGTTGAGGCCATCACCAGGGGAGATATGCCCTGTATAGAGAATGCAGTCCTGGCACTGGCTCAAATAGAGAACTCAGCTGCAGTACAAAAGGCTCTTGCATACTATGAGGAGATGATGAGACAAAGGGTCCAGTTCCCCACAGAAACCCCTCAGGAACTGTTCAACATGCATGCCACCTGTGAGAGAGAAGCCATCCAAGTCTTCATCAAGGACTCTTTCAAGGATGTAGACCAGAAATTCCAGAAGCAACTGGAG AGCCACCTGGAGGCCAAGCGAGATGCCTTTTGTGACCAGAACCTGAACATGTCAGCACAGCGGTGCAGAGCTTTGCTTCAAGATATTTTCAGTACTCTGGAGGAAGCAGTGAAGCAGGGGACCTTCTCTAAACCAGGGGGCTATGGTCTCTTTCTGCAGAAGAAGCAAGAACTAATAGAGAAGTACAAACAGCAGCCTAAGAAAGGGATACAG GCTGAGGAGACTCTGCAGGAATATCTGAAATCCAAGGAATACGTGGCTAAAACAATTGAGCAGACAGATATAGCACtgacagcaaaagaaaaggagattgtTG AGGAGCGGATGAAGGCTCAAGCTGCTGAGGCTGCTGCTGCAAGGCAGCTGGAGGAACTGCAGAAGAGGAATCAGGAGATGCAGAATCGAGATAAAGGACGGAAGACAATACCTGCAAGGGTAGAGGCTGAGGTGAATCGCTTCGGAAAGCgtttgaggaagctgaggttctGA